The Streptomyces sp. Je 1-332 genome has a window encoding:
- a CDS encoding AfsA-related hotdog domain-containing protein — protein MEASVLDAPASPATPVTSAYDRTVSRALVHRWALSEVFLTDSVATGEGVFTAAAQLPLSHGYFRDHVPGRGFHDPLLVLESCRQAVTYASHLHEEVPRDTTFMVTSWTLDITDPQALRCGERPGELRMDAEVTQRVRRGGRLRRLAFAMDLTLDGSTLGRLTMDTNCTPTDQYHALRRMQRGTTVPTAFTLPAEPAGAPVDPARVRRLDPANTVLDAVQLAPDSLTASLSPRTHRNRSMYDHPYDHVPAMVFSEAARQCALLLGLEDTATPETDAGRVLRLHGRFLKFAELDDSVQLTAVREEDGSQESFRMNAVQQDETVAEVRVALG, from the coding sequence GTGGAAGCCTCCGTCCTCGACGCGCCCGCCAGCCCCGCCACCCCTGTCACCTCCGCCTACGACCGGACCGTGTCCCGCGCGCTCGTCCACCGCTGGGCCCTGTCCGAGGTGTTCCTCACTGATTCGGTCGCCACCGGCGAGGGCGTCTTCACCGCGGCCGCGCAACTGCCCCTCTCTCACGGCTACTTCCGTGACCATGTGCCGGGGCGGGGCTTCCACGACCCGCTGCTCGTCCTGGAGAGCTGCCGCCAGGCGGTCACCTACGCCTCGCACCTCCATGAGGAGGTGCCCCGCGACACCACGTTCATGGTCACGTCCTGGACGCTCGACATCACCGATCCACAGGCGCTGCGATGCGGCGAACGGCCCGGGGAGCTGCGCATGGACGCGGAGGTCACCCAGCGCGTCCGGCGCGGCGGACGGCTGCGCCGACTGGCCTTCGCCATGGACCTCACGCTCGACGGCAGCACCCTGGGGCGGCTCACCATGGACACGAACTGCACCCCCACCGACCAGTACCACGCACTGCGCCGCATGCAGCGCGGCACCACCGTCCCCACGGCGTTCACCCTCCCCGCGGAGCCCGCCGGAGCACCGGTCGACCCGGCCCGGGTACGCCGACTCGACCCGGCGAACACCGTCCTCGACGCCGTACAGCTGGCCCCGGACAGCCTCACCGCTTCACTCAGCCCTCGTACGCACCGCAATCGCAGCATGTACGACCACCCCTACGACCACGTCCCGGCCATGGTCTTCAGCGAGGCGGCGCGCCAGTGCGCCCTGCTGCTCGGCCTGGAGGACACCGCCACGCCGGAGACCGACGCGGGGCGCGTGCTGCGGCTGCACGGCCGCTTCCTGAAGTTCGCCGAACTGGACGACTCGGTGCAACTGACCGCCGTACGCGAGGAAGACGGCAGCCAGGAGTCCTTCCGCATGAACGCCGTCCAGCAGGACGAGACGGTGGCCGAGGTGCGCGTGGCTCTGGGCTGA
- a CDS encoding MFS transporter — MPIAVIALSLSGFAIGVAEFIIAGILPDIGADLSVSIPTAGLLVSGYALGVVIGAPGLTVLCARTERKSLLIRLMLVFLAGTVLSALAPTYGLLMAGRVLSALAHGAFFGVAMVVASDLVAEDRKGRAVSMVAAGLTLSTILGVPAGTFIGQHFGWRWAFWMVVLFAAVGLAGIASLVPRTPAPKGTGLRSELKVLRRPQVLLVLLTTVLGFGGVMTSYTYIAEMVTGVTGFADSAVTLIMVLFGVGMFVGNLISGRIADRAPRSAMCGALALLTLVLGAFTFTVHDKVATCVTVFLFGAATFATISPLQMRIMAKAEGAPTLASASNIAAFNLANAAGPLLGGRIIGAGLGYPALNWAGALVTFVGLVLAALGVAAERKERAVAPAVTSPSESAAAH; from the coding sequence GTGCCCATCGCCGTCATCGCCCTGTCACTCAGCGGATTCGCCATCGGAGTCGCCGAGTTCATCATCGCGGGGATCCTCCCCGACATCGGAGCCGACCTCTCCGTCTCCATCCCCACCGCGGGACTTCTGGTGTCCGGATACGCACTCGGCGTCGTCATCGGCGCCCCCGGCCTCACCGTTCTGTGCGCCCGCACCGAACGCAAGAGCCTGCTGATCCGGCTCATGCTGGTCTTCCTCGCCGGAACGGTTCTGTCCGCCCTCGCCCCCACCTACGGGCTGCTCATGGCGGGCCGGGTGCTCTCCGCCCTCGCCCACGGCGCGTTCTTCGGTGTCGCGATGGTGGTCGCGTCCGATCTCGTCGCCGAGGACCGCAAGGGCCGCGCCGTGTCCATGGTCGCCGCGGGGCTCACCCTCTCCACGATCCTCGGCGTCCCGGCGGGCACCTTCATCGGCCAGCACTTCGGCTGGCGGTGGGCCTTCTGGATGGTCGTCCTGTTCGCCGCGGTGGGCCTGGCGGGCATCGCCTCGCTCGTGCCCCGGACGCCGGCGCCCAAGGGCACCGGGCTGCGCTCCGAACTGAAGGTGCTGCGCCGCCCGCAGGTCCTGCTGGTCCTGCTCACCACCGTGCTCGGCTTCGGCGGCGTCATGACCTCGTACACCTACATCGCGGAAATGGTCACCGGCGTCACCGGTTTCGCCGACAGTGCCGTCACCCTGATCATGGTGCTGTTCGGTGTCGGCATGTTCGTCGGCAACCTGATCAGCGGCCGCATCGCGGACCGCGCCCCCAGGAGCGCCATGTGCGGCGCACTGGCGCTGCTCACCCTCGTCCTCGGGGCGTTCACCTTCACGGTGCACGACAAGGTGGCCACCTGCGTGACCGTCTTCCTCTTCGGGGCGGCCACCTTCGCCACCATCTCCCCGCTCCAGATGCGGATCATGGCCAAGGCCGAGGGCGCCCCCACGCTGGCCTCGGCGTCCAACATCGCCGCCTTCAACCTCGCCAACGCCGCGGGCCCGCTGCTCGGCGGCAGGATCATCGGCGCCGGCCTCGGCTACCCCGCCCTCAACTGGGCCGGGGCCCTGGTCACCTTCGTCGGACTCGTGCTCGCCGCCCTCGGCGTGGCAGCCGAGCGCAAGGAGCGCGCCGTCGCGCCCGCCGTCACCTCACCCAGCGAGAGCGCCGCCGCGCACTGA
- a CDS encoding aldo/keto reductase has product MRYRYLGRTGLQVSELSFGAATLGTPGAFGGLPGANWSQFGVNAGDDAVRLVHACHDAGVNFFDTADVYRDGECEELLGLALKDRRDKAVIATKARFCTDPDDINAAGSSRHHLVRAVEASLRRLGTDYIDVLYLHGTDPRTSLEETLGALDDLVRAGKLRYIGCSNFPGWQLMKALDISDHRNLTRFAAYQGYYNLGARELEHEIVPAAADQGVGITVWSPLAGGFFSGKYRRGQDVSADFRLAHEGPASIAPLTDREQAYDVVEVLDGIARERGVSIAQVALNWVLSKPAVTSVVFGASRPDQLKDNLGTVEWELTAEERVRLDAASDRPAPYPYWHMRAIAGDRDLPGDIQP; this is encoded by the coding sequence ATGCGTTACCGCTACCTCGGCCGAACCGGCCTCCAGGTCTCCGAGCTGTCCTTCGGGGCGGCCACTCTCGGCACCCCCGGCGCGTTCGGTGGACTGCCCGGTGCGAACTGGTCGCAGTTCGGCGTCAACGCGGGTGACGACGCCGTCCGCCTCGTCCACGCCTGCCACGACGCGGGCGTCAACTTCTTCGACACCGCCGACGTCTACCGGGACGGCGAGTGCGAGGAACTGCTCGGTCTGGCACTCAAGGACCGCCGGGACAAGGCTGTCATCGCCACCAAGGCCCGCTTCTGCACGGACCCCGACGACATCAACGCGGCCGGCTCTTCCCGGCACCACCTGGTGCGCGCCGTCGAGGCAAGCCTCCGTCGCCTCGGCACCGACTACATCGACGTGCTCTACCTCCACGGCACCGACCCGCGAACCTCCCTGGAGGAGACCCTCGGCGCCCTCGACGACCTGGTGCGCGCCGGAAAGCTGCGCTACATCGGCTGCTCGAACTTCCCCGGCTGGCAGCTGATGAAGGCACTCGACATCTCCGACCACCGCAACCTCACCCGCTTCGCCGCCTACCAGGGCTACTACAACCTGGGAGCCCGCGAACTGGAGCACGAGATCGTGCCCGCCGCCGCCGACCAGGGCGTGGGCATCACCGTCTGGAGCCCGCTGGCGGGCGGCTTCTTCAGCGGGAAGTACCGACGCGGGCAGGACGTCTCCGCGGACTTCCGGCTGGCACACGAGGGCCCCGCCTCCATCGCCCCGCTCACCGACCGCGAGCAGGCCTACGACGTGGTGGAGGTGCTCGACGGCATCGCCCGCGAGCGCGGTGTCTCGATCGCCCAGGTCGCACTCAACTGGGTGCTGAGCAAGCCCGCCGTGACGTCCGTGGTCTTCGGCGCAAGCCGCCCCGACCAGCTCAAGGACAACCTCGGCACCGTCGAGTGGGAGCTCACCGCCGAGGAGCGTGTGCGCCTGGACGCCGCAAGCGACCGGCCCGCGCCCTACCCGTACTGGCACATGCGCGCCATCGCCGGCGACCGGGACCTGCCCGGAGACATCCAGCCCTGA